The genomic stretch GCCAAAGCGCGCCGCTGGAGCTGGGCCGCTCGGTGCGCACCGTCTCGTCCGGCCAGCGCCGGGTGGTACACGTCCGCGACGGCGGATAGCCCGTGCCCCTGTGCGACCGCCCGCCGGGCTGGTGCGGCGCCCACCATGTGCGATGGTGGGACAAGGGGGGCGCCACCGCCATCACCACCGGCGGGTACACGCGGGAGCGCTGGAGATCAGGATGATCGGCGGTCTGCCGCGCGTGTTCTTGGCCGACGGCACCGAGGTGCGACATCCTCGTGGTGCCAAGGCCCGTGGGCCGGGGGTGGTCGCAGATGCCGCCTGACGCCCGCTTGCCCGGGGCCCGAGGGCCTGGTGTCGGCTCGCCCGCTACTCGACGTGGGTGAAGCCGAACCGGCCTTTGATGCACAGGTGGCCGTGGCTGACCTCGTGGTCGGCGGGGGAGCCGGCCTTGACGATGCGGCCGTCTTGCACGGTGAGGTCGAGGTTGCAGCCGACCCCGCAGTAGGGGCACACGGTGCGCACCGTCTGCTGGCGGTCGGGGGCCCACTCGCCCGCCTCCCGCAGGCCGTGCTCGGTGCTGGGCATGAGGGCGCCGGTCGGGCAGACGCCGATGCAGTTGCCGCAGTAGACGCACGCCGACTCCGGCAGCTCGACGTCGGCCTCGGTGGCGATGTGGGCTCCGAAGCCCCGGCCGGCGACGGCGATTGCGAACGTGTTCTGGGCGTCGGTCCCACATGCTTCGACGCACTTGTAGCAGAGGATGCACTTCGAGTAGTCACGCACGTAGAGCTCGTTGTCGACCTTGACGGGCTGGGCCACCGTGGCCGAGCCCGGGCCGAACCGCCCGGAGTCGACCCCGTACTCGCCCATCCATCGCCTCACCTCGTCGGCCACCAGCGACAAGTCGACCGACGATGCCAGGAGCTCGAGGACGAGCCGGCGGCTGAGCCGCACCCGCTCGGAGCCGGTCGTCACCGCCATGTCGGGTTCGACCGGCCGGGAGCAGGCCGGGACCAGCGCTCGCGAGCCCTCGACCTCGACCACGCACAGCCGGCACACGTTCACCGGGGTGAGGTTGGGTGCCCAGCACAGCGTCGGCGTCTCGACCCCGGCGGCCTCGCACGCCCGCAGCACGGTCGAGCCCTCGGGCACCCTCACCCGCCGGTCGTCGACGGTCAGCTCGACCAAGCGGCGCACCGGGCCGACGGGCTGGGGCTCAGCCGGCATCGAGGAGACCGTTGGCCAGCGCCGACTGGAGGGCCGACGGAGCCGTCTGGCCCAGGCCGCATATGGACGCGTCCCGCATGACCGCGGCCAGGTCGTCGAGCAGGGCCCGCTCGCTGGTGTATTCGGCCGCACCCGCACCCGCGGCCAAGCGAGCCAGGGACTCCTCCTGGCGCACGGTCCCCACCCGGCACGGGACGCACTGGCCGCACGACTCGTCCCGGAAGAAGGCGGTGATGCGGCGCACGGCGTCGCCGAGGTCGTCGCCCTCCCCGAAGGCCATGACCACGCCCGAGCCCAGCGCGGCCCCCGCGGCCCGCGCCCCAGCTGGGGTCAGGGCGAAGGCCGTCTGGTCGGCCCGCACGAACGTGCCCGCGGCCCCGCCCACAAGTACGGCCCGTAGCGAGGCGGCCCCGGCCCGCCCCAGCAGGCCGGCGAGGGTGACGTCGTGACCCAGTTCGTAGAGACCGGGCCGGGCCACCCGGCCCGAGACGCTGAACAGCCGGGTCTCGGTGGCCGCGAACACGGGCCCGCCCTCGGCCAGCACCCGCACGACGTTGGCCAGCGTCTCGATGTTGTTCACCACCGTCGGCTTGCCGAACAGCCCGACTTCGGTCGGGTAGGGGGGCTTGTTGCGGGGCTCGCCCCGGCGCCCCTCGATCGAGTTGATCAGGGCCGTCTCCTCACCGCAGATGTAGGCCCCGCCGCCCCGGCGCACCTCGAAGTCGAAGTCGAAGCCCGCGCCCATCACGTCGGCGCCCAGCAGGCCCGCCCCGCGGGCCTCGGCCGCAGCCCGCTCCAGCGCACCAGCAGCCTCGCCGTACTCGCCCCGAACGTAGGCGTACCCCCGCTGGCAGCCGGTGGCGAAGGCGGCCACGGTCATGGCCTCGACCACCGCGAAGGGGTCGCGCTCCATGAGCACCCGGTCCTTGAACGTACCCGGTTCGGACTCGTCCCCGTTGGCCACGAGGTAGTGGGGCCGGACCGGGGCGGCGGCCACCGCCTGCCACTTCAGGCCGGTCGGGAAACCCGCGCCGCCCCGGCCCGACAGCCCCGACGCCGTTACCTCGGCCACAGTCCCCGCCGGCCCGAGCTCGACGGCCCGGGCGAGGGCCCGGTAACCCCCGGCCTCCCGGTAGACGTCGAGCGACATTGCGCCCCCACCCGCCACCCGGGCCAGCAGGTGCGCCCCACCGGGGGCGTAAACGGCCGTGGCCCCCCGCCCGCCCTCGCCCGAAGGGCCCACCACCGGCTCCGCCGCCGCGCCCGACGCGTCACTTGTCAGGGTGGCGGCCGCGGCAGGGGCGAAGACGGAGTCGGGGCGGGTGCCGGTGTGCTGGACGAAGGCGGCCGAGGGGCGGTCGCAGCGGCCCAGGCACGGGCTGGGCCGCCACGGGGTGCCGGCCCGGTCGAGGGCGGCGGCCACCTCGGCGGCCCCGGCCAGCCGGCAGGCCAGGTCCTCGCACAGGTGGACGGTGGCCGGCGGGCCCGGTTCGGTCGAGATCAGGGCGTAGAACGTGGCCACGCCCCACACGTCGGCCGGCGGTACCGACAGCCGGCGGCCCAGCTCGTTCACCGC from Actinomycetota bacterium encodes the following:
- a CDS encoding 2Fe-2S iron-sulfur cluster-binding protein → MPAEPQPVGPVRRLVELTVDDRRVRVPEGSTVLRACEAAGVETPTLCWAPNLTPVNVCRLCVVEVEGSRALVPACSRPVEPDMAVTTGSERVRLSRRLVLELLASSVDLSLVADEVRRWMGEYGVDSGRFGPGSATVAQPVKVDNELYVRDYSKCILCYKCVEACGTDAQNTFAIAVAGRGFGAHIATEADVELPESACVYCGNCIGVCPTGALMPSTEHGLREAGEWAPDRQQTVRTVCPYCGVGCNLDLTVQDGRIVKAGSPADHEVSHGHLCIKGRFGFTHVE
- a CDS encoding NADH-ubiquinone oxidoreductase-F iron-sulfur binding region domain-containing protein, with protein sequence MDLHFNRAEATPAEREAVASVAGPAGPGGGAMDGVGGVDGRRHLLLPALLAVQKAVGWVSPGAVNELGRRLSVPPADVWGVATFYALISTEPGPPATVHLCEDLACRLAGAAEVAAALDRAGTPWRPSPCLGRCDRPSAAFVQHTGTRPDSVFAPAAAATLTSDASGAAAEPVVGPSGEGGRGATAVYAPGGAHLLARVAGGGAMSLDVYREAGGYRALARAVELGPAGTVAEVTASGLSGRGGAGFPTGLKWQAVAAAPVRPHYLVANGDESEPGTFKDRVLMERDPFAVVEAMTVAAFATGCQRGYAYVRGEYGEAAGALERAAAEARGAGLLGADVMGAGFDFDFEVRRGGGAYICGEETALINSIEGRRGEPRNKPPYPTEVGLFGKPTVVNNIETLANVVRVLAEGGPVFAATETRLFSVSGRVARPGLYELGHDVTLAGLLGRAGAASLRAVLVGGAAGTFVRADQTAFALTPAGARAAGAALGSGVVMAFGEGDDLGDAVRRITAFFRDESCGQCVPCRVGTVRQEESLARLAAGAGAAEYTSERALLDDLAAVMRDASICGLGQTAPSALQSALANGLLDAG